Proteins found in one Prosthecobacter sp. genomic segment:
- a CDS encoding MogA/MoaB family molybdenum cofactor biosynthesis protein — protein MQVGIITVSDRASQGVYDDLGGPALRKAAEGYGWSVVAEAIVPDDITRIQETILSFSAQGCGLILTTGGTGIAERDVTPEAIRGIMRVEIPGFGELMRMRSLDLTPNAILSRCMAAIVDPCLVIALPGKPQGAVDCLGFVLGAIPHTVKLAQRVPTSC, from the coding sequence ATGCAAGTCGGCATCATCACCGTCTCCGACCGCGCCAGTCAGGGCGTGTATGACGACCTTGGCGGCCCCGCATTGCGGAAAGCCGCCGAAGGCTACGGTTGGAGTGTCGTCGCTGAGGCAATCGTGCCGGATGACATTACCCGCATTCAGGAAACCATCCTATCCTTCTCCGCCCAAGGCTGCGGCCTCATCCTCACCACCGGCGGCACCGGCATCGCCGAGCGCGATGTCACGCCCGAGGCCATTCGTGGCATCATGCGTGTCGAAATTCCCGGCTTCGGCGAGTTGATGCGTATGAGATCGCTCGATCTCACGCCCAACGCCATTCTCAGCCGATGCATGGCTGCCATTGTTGATCCCTGTCTCGTCATCGCCCTGCCCGGCAAGCCTCAGGGAGCCGTTGATTGCCTCGGTTTCGTCCTCGGAGCCATTCCGCACACCGTGAAGCTCGCCCAGCGAGTTCCGACGAGCTGCTAA
- a CDS encoding (Fe-S)-binding protein has translation MLITLFIPCFVDLISPQAGISIVSILEKLGHEIDYPEELGCCGQPPFNAGYWDEARDAARPVLKRLRNSEAVVIASGSCGAMLKVFYKELFHGQPEEAEAKALSDKCWEFTDFLVNKLGVTDLGAEFPHKVTYHDGCHGLRELNLKQPARQLLEKVRGLELVEMKEAETCCGFGGTFATKFPMISTAMGEVKCASARETNAEYMISADSSCLMHLRGLLDHQKQPLKTIHLAEVLTSHS, from the coding sequence ATGCTCATCACGCTCTTCATCCCATGCTTCGTCGATCTCATCAGCCCGCAGGCGGGCATCAGCATCGTCAGCATCTTGGAGAAACTCGGGCATGAGATCGACTATCCTGAAGAACTCGGCTGCTGCGGCCAGCCGCCCTTCAACGCCGGCTACTGGGACGAGGCCCGCGATGCCGCACGTCCCGTCCTGAAACGCCTGCGCAACTCCGAAGCCGTCGTCATCGCCTCGGGTTCCTGCGGCGCGATGCTCAAAGTCTTCTACAAAGAACTGTTTCACGGCCAGCCTGAAGAGGCGGAAGCCAAAGCGCTCTCCGACAAGTGCTGGGAGTTCACCGACTTCCTCGTCAACAAACTCGGCGTCACCGATCTCGGGGCCGAGTTTCCGCACAAAGTCACCTACCACGACGGCTGCCACGGTTTGCGTGAGCTGAACCTCAAACAGCCCGCCCGTCAGCTCCTCGAAAAAGTGCGCGGACTCGAACTCGTCGAAATGAAGGAAGCTGAAACCTGCTGCGGTTTCGGCGGCACCTTCGCCACCAAGTTTCCGATGATCTCCACTGCCATGGGCGAGGTGAAATGCGCCTCCGCCCGCGAGACCAACGCCGAATACATGATCTCCGCCGACTCCAGTTGCCTCATGCACCTTCGTGGCCTGCTAGACCACCAAAAGCAGCCTTTGAAAACCATCCACCTCGCCGAAGTCCTCACTTCTCACTCATGA
- a CDS encoding LutB/LldF family L-lactate oxidation iron-sulfur protein, with protein MSAREQFLADSTRVTADLTHRERIISAMDKYRAARGNTQGAFQDWQEARNIAAATKKAAISRLHEHLIEFERHATARGTVVHWAKDSDEARAIILGIIRRRNAKRIIKSKVMTSEEIHLNELLEREGFGVIESDLGEFIQQLKNEAPYHFVFPCMHLSREEISELFEDKIKSAPSNDPEELTMIARRWLRDKYLQADVGITGANFIVAETGMISITENEGNARLTGALPKTMISLIGIEKVVPKLADLALFLPMLATAGTGQPLTCYNTAYGGPKQPGEADGPEEWHVVLIDNHRTALLADSEQRDALQCIRCGACLNVCPIFKNIGGLSYGTTYQGPIGAVITPHLRGLQDWKHLSSASSLCGACTATCPVKIDLHHHLLQSRRNAAKEKPDALEGLAWRLFARSINQPIVYNLGTKLAKFAQPLHRLVSATPLDPMRGWTKSRAAPQLAKQSFKDWWRTRSTGFQPVKTAPASTPVLTKLKSAPQSPKSELPSSNSRDITLARIREALSDSPPIQYQASSTQQRSVLPSVHDLTAQFAQNAATLRAEFFDLPDEAAAKAKLLELTQQHGWKKLATHQGSLTDALVTRSLPLLDTTHGYDVTELESCDAGISECDALIAQTGSVLLTSRSGGGRALSVLPEHHVVLARRSQLLADLPAAYELLHQRYGDAWPSLMTFITGPSRTGDIERILVLGAHGPKKLTILLW; from the coding sequence ATGAGTGCCCGCGAACAATTCCTCGCTGACTCCACCCGCGTCACCGCCGACCTCACGCATCGTGAGCGCATCATCAGCGCGATGGACAAGTACCGCGCTGCCCGTGGCAACACGCAGGGCGCGTTTCAAGACTGGCAGGAGGCCCGCAACATCGCCGCCGCCACGAAAAAGGCCGCCATCAGCCGCCTGCACGAGCATTTGATCGAGTTCGAGCGCCACGCGACCGCGCGCGGCACCGTGGTGCATTGGGCCAAGGATTCCGACGAGGCACGCGCCATCATTCTTGGCATCATCCGCCGCCGAAACGCCAAGCGCATCATCAAGAGCAAGGTGATGACCTCCGAGGAGATTCATCTCAACGAGTTGCTCGAACGCGAGGGCTTCGGCGTCATCGAAAGCGATCTTGGCGAGTTCATCCAGCAGCTCAAAAACGAAGCGCCTTACCATTTCGTCTTCCCGTGCATGCATCTGAGCCGCGAGGAGATCAGCGAGCTGTTCGAGGACAAGATCAAATCCGCGCCGTCGAACGATCCTGAAGAACTCACCATGATCGCCCGCCGCTGGCTTCGGGACAAATACCTCCAGGCCGATGTCGGCATCACCGGGGCCAATTTCATCGTCGCCGAGACCGGCATGATCTCGATCACCGAGAACGAAGGCAACGCCCGCCTCACCGGCGCATTGCCCAAGACGATGATCTCGCTCATCGGCATCGAAAAAGTCGTGCCGAAGCTCGCTGATCTCGCACTCTTCCTGCCCATGCTCGCCACCGCCGGCACCGGCCAGCCGCTGACCTGCTACAACACGGCCTACGGCGGCCCTAAACAGCCCGGCGAGGCTGATGGACCCGAGGAATGGCACGTCGTCCTCATCGACAACCATCGCACCGCTCTTCTGGCCGATTCCGAGCAGCGCGACGCGCTCCAATGCATCCGCTGCGGTGCCTGCCTCAATGTCTGCCCCATCTTCAAAAACATCGGCGGCCTCAGCTACGGCACGACGTATCAAGGCCCCATCGGCGCCGTCATCACGCCGCACCTGCGTGGTTTGCAGGACTGGAAACACCTCAGCAGCGCTTCCTCACTCTGTGGAGCCTGCACCGCCACCTGCCCGGTCAAAATCGACCTCCATCATCATCTCCTCCAAAGCCGTCGCAATGCCGCCAAGGAGAAGCCGGATGCCCTCGAAGGCCTCGCGTGGCGTCTCTTTGCCCGCAGCATCAACCAGCCCATCGTTTACAACCTCGGTACCAAGCTCGCCAAATTCGCCCAGCCGCTGCATCGCCTCGTCAGCGCCACGCCGCTCGATCCCATGCGCGGCTGGACCAAAAGCCGCGCCGCGCCTCAACTCGCCAAACAAAGCTTCAAAGACTGGTGGCGCACGCGTAGCACGGGTTTTCAACCCGTGAAAACGGCGCCCGCAAGCACTCCCGTGCTCACGAAACTCAAATCTGCACCGCAGTCGCCGAAGTCGGAGCTTCCATCATCCAACTCCCGTGACATCACTCTTGCACGCATTCGCGAGGCCCTCAGTGATTCGCCACCCATCCAATACCAAGCCTCCAGCACTCAGCAGCGCTCCGTCCTGCCCAGCGTTCACGATTTAACCGCCCAATTCGCCCAAAACGCCGCCACGCTTCGTGCTGAATTCTTCGATCTCCCCGACGAAGCCGCTGCCAAAGCCAAACTCCTCGAACTCACCCAGCAACACGGCTGGAAAAAGCTCGCCACCCATCAAGGCAGCCTCACCGACGCATTGGTCACGCGTTCATTGCCACTGCTCGATACCACCCACGGCTACGACGTCACCGAACTCGAATCCTGCGACGCTGGCATCTCCGAATGCGACGCGCTCATCGCGCAAACCGGCAGCGTTCTGCTCACCAGCCGCAGCGGCGGTGGTCGGGCGCTCAGCGTGCTGCCAGAGCATCACGTCGTCCTCGCACGTCGCTCTCAATTGCTCGCCGATCTGCCCGCTGCCTACGAGTTGCTGCATCAGCGATATGGTGATGCCTGGCCCAGCCTCATGACCTTCATCACCGGCCCAAGCCGCACCGGCGACATCGAGCGTATCCTCGTCCTCGGTGCGCATGGTCCGAAGAAGCTGACGATCCTGCTATGGTAA